In Sphingobium amiense, a genomic segment contains:
- a CDS encoding helix-turn-helix transcriptional regulator, giving the protein MSLSALPSPRPAGLLSPDGRGHGLRQAVALRQGLTLARTDVTFDHETDARLECHGSFLRFHFRLEGDSVVSDDRGESSSVSAGTILLVAQPADSYKRERAGINTHERSVTLICDRDYAAELIRQADATPSFLDDFLRNDVSGFSFLERTMPMKIRPIVEDILDPPLTGRLSEVLIEAKALELLCYTIHQILRVPEQGAIIREKDRKRVRDLCFILEQDPAAPISIDLLCRELAWNDTQMTECFKAVTGITISNYRQQVRMRYARRQLEETDLPITQIAFDSGYEYPSNFTTAFKRTFGVSPRDVRR; this is encoded by the coding sequence GTGAGCCTTTCGGCCCTACCCAGTCCAAGACCCGCCGGCCTTCTCAGCCCGGACGGCCGCGGACATGGGCTGCGGCAGGCGGTCGCGCTGCGGCAGGGGCTGACACTCGCCAGAACCGATGTGACTTTCGACCATGAAACCGATGCAAGGCTGGAATGCCATGGCAGCTTCCTGCGCTTCCACTTCCGTCTGGAGGGTGACAGCGTCGTGTCCGACGACCGGGGCGAATCCTCTTCGGTCAGCGCGGGGACGATCCTGCTCGTGGCGCAGCCCGCCGACAGCTACAAGCGCGAGCGGGCGGGGATCAATACGCACGAACGTTCGGTAACGCTGATCTGCGACCGCGATTATGCCGCCGAACTCATCAGGCAGGCGGACGCGACGCCTTCTTTCCTCGACGATTTCCTGCGGAACGACGTGTCCGGTTTCTCCTTCCTCGAACGCACGATGCCGATGAAGATACGCCCCATCGTGGAGGACATTCTCGATCCTCCGCTCACCGGACGGCTGAGCGAAGTGCTGATCGAGGCGAAGGCGCTGGAACTGCTCTGCTACACCATTCACCAGATCCTGCGGGTTCCCGAACAGGGCGCGATCATCCGGGAGAAGGACAGGAAGCGCGTCAGAGACCTGTGCTTCATCCTGGAGCAAGACCCGGCGGCGCCGATCTCCATCGACCTGCTGTGCCGGGAACTGGCGTGGAACGACACGCAGATGACGGAATGTTTCAAGGCCGTCACCGGAATCACCATCTCCAACTACCGGCAGCAGGTGCGGATGCGCTATGCCCGCAGGCAGCTTGAGGAAACGGACCTGCCGATCACCCAGATCGCGTTCGATTCCGGTTATGAATATCCCAGCAATTTCACCACGGCGTTCAAGCGGACGTTCGGTGTGTCGCCCCGCGACGTGCGGAGATAG
- a CDS encoding CaiB/BaiF CoA transferase family protein yields MNNDDLNDAPLAGTRVVEFCTVAAGPYCGMLLADMGAEVIKVESRDGDTLRQWPPFCEGFSENFASLNRNKRSIALDLKDEEDNRIARRLIASADVVIENNRPGAMARLGLGYERFASDNPRLIYCSLSAYGQSGPRANEGGFDLTIQARSGIMSVTGEEQGGPVKAGVPISDFATGLYGAFSVASLLVRRIRDGRGGHVDVSMLGSSLAIAALQVSEYFGSGRNPRKLGAAHPRNAPYQAFRARDGSFVMAAGNNKLWRGVCEVVGNPDLASDPRFLTPSDRAASQQALADILEAAFADRDVAELVASFAAAGIPCSPINSYSDALSDPHVEAMGWVQDIASPAGHGIRTLGPVVRLDGALSPITRSPPALDGDREDILAELAVLENAGRVL; encoded by the coding sequence ATGAACAACGACGATCTGAACGACGCGCCCCTTGCGGGAACGAGAGTGGTGGAATTCTGCACGGTGGCGGCCGGTCCCTATTGCGGGATGCTGCTGGCGGATATGGGCGCGGAGGTCATCAAGGTGGAGTCGCGCGACGGCGACACGCTGCGGCAATGGCCGCCCTTCTGCGAGGGCTTCAGCGAGAATTTCGCGTCGCTGAACCGCAACAAGCGCTCCATCGCGCTCGATCTCAAGGATGAGGAGGACAACCGCATCGCGCGCAGGCTGATCGCGTCGGCCGATGTGGTCATCGAAAATAACCGCCCCGGCGCGATGGCGCGGCTCGGGCTGGGATATGAGCGGTTCGCAAGCGACAATCCGCGCCTCATCTATTGTTCGCTTTCCGCCTACGGCCAGTCGGGACCGCGTGCCAACGAAGGCGGTTTCGATCTGACGATACAGGCCCGTTCGGGCATCATGAGCGTGACCGGCGAGGAGCAGGGCGGTCCGGTGAAGGCGGGGGTGCCGATTTCGGATTTCGCGACGGGGCTTTACGGCGCCTTTTCGGTCGCGTCGCTGCTGGTGCGGCGCATCAGGGACGGACGGGGCGGCCATGTCGATGTCTCGATGCTCGGCTCCAGCCTCGCCATCGCGGCGCTTCAAGTGAGCGAATATTTCGGCAGCGGCCGCAATCCGCGCAAGCTGGGCGCGGCCCATCCCCGCAACGCGCCTTATCAGGCGTTTCGCGCGCGGGACGGGAGCTTCGTCATGGCGGCGGGCAACAACAAGCTGTGGCGCGGGGTCTGCGAAGTGGTCGGCAATCCCGATCTGGCGAGCGACCCGCGGTTCCTGACGCCTTCGGACCGGGCGGCGAGCCAGCAGGCGCTGGCCGACATACTGGAAGCGGCGTTCGCGGACCGGGACGTCGCCGAACTGGTCGCCAGTTTCGCGGCGGCGGGCATCCCCTGTAGCCCGATCAACAGCTATTCCGACGCCCTGTCCGATCCGCATGTCGAGGCGATGGGATGGGTTCAGGACATCGCATCGCCCGCCGGTCACGGCATCCGCACGCTGGGGCCGGTGGTGCGGCTGGATGGCGCCCTGTCCCCCATCACCCGGTCCCCGCCCGCTCTGGATGGAGATCGGGAAGACATTCTTGCCGAGCTTGCCGTGCTGGAAAATGCCGGGCGCGTCCTGTGA
- a CDS encoding cysteine dioxygenase family protein translates to MSGAVEQVAGGGRLDRFVESVRRIVDGGETEGAAVLAAVAAELRVLVAVDDWLPEDAARSDPEYYRQYLLHGDPDGRFSVVSFVWGPGQETPIHDHTVWGAIGMLRGAEVSESFERSGDAFVSAGEERLDPGDVAKVSPWHGDIHKVRNAFDDRVSISIHVYGGDIGSIRRSAYARDGSAKSFISGYSPRDEGGAR, encoded by the coding sequence GTGAGCGGGGCGGTGGAGCAGGTGGCCGGGGGCGGGCGGCTGGACAGGTTCGTAGAATCGGTGCGGCGCATCGTCGACGGCGGAGAGACGGAAGGCGCGGCGGTGCTCGCGGCCGTCGCGGCGGAACTTCGCGTGCTGGTGGCGGTGGATGACTGGCTGCCGGAGGATGCCGCGCGCAGCGATCCGGAATATTACCGGCAGTATCTCCTCCATGGCGATCCGGACGGGCGCTTTTCCGTCGTCAGCTTCGTGTGGGGACCGGGGCAGGAAACGCCGATCCACGATCACACGGTCTGGGGCGCAATCGGCATGCTGCGCGGCGCCGAAGTCTCCGAGAGCTTCGAGCGAAGCGGTGACGCGTTCGTCAGCGCGGGCGAAGAGCGGCTCGATCCGGGCGATGTCGCGAAGGTATCGCCATGGCACGGGGACATTCACAAGGTGCGCAATGCGTTCGACGACCGCGTGTCGATCAGCATCCATGTCTATGGCGGCGACATCGGGTCGATCCGGCGGTCCGCCTATGCGCGCGACGGTTCGGCCAAGAGCTTCATATCGGGATATTCGCCGCGTGACGAAGGCGGGGCGCGATGA
- a CDS encoding enoyl-CoA hydratase/isomerase family protein encodes MIAVRQENGVHSITLNQPLIGNSLSDGMVAALHDALDQMARQDGRLLVLRGEGRHFCTGFHLGDLESESDGSLLLRFVRIEQLLARIWTAPFPTLAIAQGCAFGAGADLFVACRRRVAIEGARFRFPGAGFGLVLGTRRLAERVGGDTACGWIAGGVTVDAPTAVSRGLATDLASADMIDAIMAQEVAAASRLHPATMAAICAASRNETVHADQDLAALVRSAACPGLKDRIAAYLAELSKG; translated from the coding sequence ATGATCGCGGTCCGGCAGGAAAATGGCGTCCACAGCATCACGCTCAACCAGCCGCTGATCGGCAACAGCCTTTCGGACGGGATGGTCGCGGCCCTGCATGACGCGCTGGACCAGATGGCGCGGCAGGACGGGCGGCTTCTGGTCCTGCGCGGCGAGGGGCGGCATTTCTGCACCGGCTTTCATCTGGGCGATCTGGAATCGGAAAGCGACGGATCGCTGCTGCTGCGGTTCGTGCGGATCGAACAACTGCTCGCGAGAATATGGACCGCGCCCTTTCCCACGCTCGCCATCGCGCAGGGGTGTGCGTTCGGCGCGGGCGCGGATCTGTTCGTGGCGTGCCGCCGCAGGGTCGCGATCGAGGGGGCGCGCTTCCGCTTTCCCGGCGCAGGGTTCGGGCTGGTGCTGGGCACGCGCAGGCTGGCGGAGCGTGTGGGGGGAGACACAGCCTGCGGCTGGATCGCGGGCGGCGTCACCGTCGATGCGCCGACGGCGGTGTCGCGGGGACTGGCGACCGACTTGGCGAGCGCGGACATGATCGACGCGATCATGGCGCAGGAAGTCGCGGCGGCCAGCCGGCTGCATCCCGCGACGATGGCGGCGATCTGCGCCGCGTCGCGGAACGAGACCGTTCATGCCGATCAGGATCTGGCCGCGCTGGTGCGGTCTGCCGCCTGTCCGGGGCTGAAAGACAGGATCGCGGCCTATCTTGCAGAGCTGTCAAAGGGATGA
- a CDS encoding MFS transporter produces the protein MNEGHDPDHSAAVDALYRRIDWRLLPILMLSYMLAYIDRINISFAKIQMQQDLGLSEAVYGLAAGMFFIGYVLFEVPSNLLLARIGARRTLSRIMVLWGVTSTAMLFVDSASWFYVLRFLLGVFEAGFGPGMLFYLTLWYGPQRRARVISHVLLAAPVAGIIGGPVSAWIMSEMAGIGGLAGWQWLFLIEGAPCIAMGALLFLWLDDAPAQAKWLSEPERATIAAQVQGTPSRHSHSFRLVVRDPRVYWLALSYFGMVTGLTAMSFWLPTLLRTAGVKVGLALGLYSAAPYAAAVVTMVLFARHSDRTGERRWHTVVACLVAGAMLGLAGLTLDRLAICFAALVVAASATYAAYTVFWAIASDYLKGPAAAGGIALINSIGLTGGFVSPTVIGGLRTLTGSYTAGLGAISMLLVLGALILALIRFPARD, from the coding sequence ATGAACGAAGGGCATGATCCCGATCATTCGGCGGCGGTCGACGCCCTGTATCGGCGCATCGACTGGCGGTTGCTGCCGATTTTGATGCTGTCCTACATGCTGGCCTATATCGACCGCATCAACATCAGCTTCGCCAAGATCCAGATGCAGCAGGATCTGGGGCTGTCGGAAGCGGTCTACGGGCTTGCCGCGGGCATGTTCTTCATCGGTTATGTCCTGTTCGAGGTTCCGAGCAACCTGCTGCTCGCGCGGATCGGCGCGCGCCGGACGCTGAGCCGGATCATGGTGCTGTGGGGCGTGACATCGACCGCGATGCTGTTCGTGGATTCAGCGTCATGGTTCTATGTCCTGCGCTTTCTGCTGGGGGTGTTCGAGGCGGGATTCGGCCCCGGCATGCTGTTTTACCTGACGCTCTGGTATGGGCCGCAACGGCGGGCGCGGGTCATATCCCATGTGCTGCTCGCAGCGCCGGTGGCGGGGATCATCGGCGGGCCGGTTTCGGCCTGGATCATGTCGGAAATGGCGGGGATCGGCGGCCTTGCCGGATGGCAGTGGCTGTTCCTGATCGAAGGCGCGCCGTGCATCGCGATGGGCGCGCTGCTGTTCCTGTGGCTCGACGATGCTCCGGCGCAGGCCAAATGGCTGAGCGAGCCTGAGCGGGCGACGATCGCGGCGCAGGTGCAGGGGACGCCATCGCGGCATTCCCATTCCTTCCGGCTGGTGGTGCGCGACCCGCGCGTCTACTGGCTGGCGCTGAGCTATTTCGGGATGGTGACGGGGCTGACGGCGATGAGCTTCTGGCTGCCGACGCTGCTGCGCACGGCGGGGGTGAAGGTCGGTCTGGCGCTCGGCCTCTATTCCGCCGCGCCCTACGCCGCCGCTGTCGTGACGATGGTTCTCTTTGCACGCCATTCGGACCGGACGGGGGAGCGGCGTTGGCATACGGTGGTCGCCTGCCTTGTCGCCGGGGCGATGCTGGGGCTGGCGGGCCTGACGCTCGACCGTCTGGCGATCTGCTTCGCGGCGCTCGTCGTGGCGGCGAGCGCGACCTATGCTGCCTATACGGTGTTCTGGGCCATCGCCAGCGACTATCTAAAAGGTCCGGCGGCGGCGGGAGGGATCGCGCTCATCAACAGCATCGGCCTGACCGGCGGCTTCGTCAGCCCGACCGTCATCGGCGGCCTCAGGACACTGACGGGCAGCTATACCGCCGGCCTTGGAGCCATATCCATGCTGCTGGTGCTGGGGGCGCTCATCCTCGCCCTCATACGTTTCCCGGCCCGAGACTGA
- a CDS encoding M81 family metallopeptidase, giving the protein MRVFSATLATETNTFGPMPTGISAFRERAYFHAGEHPDQMQMHSGPLWAAREAGAVHGWTLIEGMVAAAVPSGIVTRSAYESLRDELLDDLRGALPVDMVLIGLHGAMVADGHDDCEGDLLSRIREIAPDAVIGATLDPHAHLSERMVRSADLLICWKEYPHTDILDRARELVTLCAATVEGRITPRPAVVDTGMIALIHTNREPGRSLVRRAKEIEGIDGILSASIVHGFPWGDVADMGMKILIYSDAQKGAGGEGERLAQDFAADLVAVRGQLSAQALGIDDAIDRALAGPGTAVLSDGADNAGGGAPSDSTYILRRLIERDIKDACIGPLWDAGAVAIAFDAGEGAVLPLRVGGKIAPLSGMPVDAVWTVVALRRDMVVQGLVGTPARLGDCALIRTGGVEVVLSSIRCQAFGPDLFTELGCDPAARRIVVVKSSQHFRDAYAPIAREIIDVDAPGVLARDITTLPFRKIVRPKWPFDR; this is encoded by the coding sequence ATGCGTGTTTTCTCCGCTACGCTTGCGACCGAAACCAACACGTTCGGGCCGATGCCCACGGGCATTTCGGCCTTTCGCGAGCGCGCCTACTTCCATGCGGGCGAGCATCCAGACCAGATGCAGATGCATAGCGGGCCGCTATGGGCCGCGCGCGAGGCGGGGGCCGTGCATGGCTGGACGCTGATCGAGGGCATGGTCGCCGCGGCGGTGCCGAGCGGGATCGTCACGCGCAGCGCTTACGAGAGCCTGCGCGACGAACTGCTGGACGACCTGCGGGGCGCGCTGCCGGTCGATATGGTGCTGATCGGCCTGCACGGCGCGATGGTCGCTGACGGCCATGACGATTGCGAGGGCGATCTGCTTTCGCGCATCCGCGAGATCGCGCCCGACGCCGTGATCGGCGCGACGCTCGATCCGCACGCGCATCTGAGCGAGCGGATGGTGCGCAGCGCCGACCTGCTGATCTGCTGGAAGGAATATCCCCATACCGACATACTCGACCGTGCGCGCGAGCTGGTGACGCTGTGCGCCGCGACGGTCGAGGGGCGGATCACGCCGCGCCCCGCTGTCGTCGACACCGGCATGATCGCGCTGATCCACACCAACAGGGAGCCGGGCCGCAGCCTTGTCCGGCGGGCCAAGGAAATCGAGGGCATCGACGGCATCCTGTCCGCTTCCATCGTCCACGGCTTTCCCTGGGGCGATGTGGCGGACATGGGGATGAAGATCCTGATCTACAGCGACGCGCAGAAGGGTGCGGGCGGCGAGGGGGAACGCCTGGCGCAGGACTTCGCCGCCGATCTGGTCGCGGTGCGCGGGCAGCTTTCCGCGCAGGCGCTCGGCATCGACGACGCGATCGACCGGGCGCTGGCCGGGCCGGGCACGGCGGTGCTGAGCGATGGCGCGGACAATGCCGGGGGCGGCGCGCCCAGCGATTCCACCTATATCCTCCGGCGGCTGATCGAGCGGGACATAAAGGACGCCTGTATCGGGCCGCTGTGGGATGCGGGAGCGGTCGCGATAGCCTTCGACGCGGGGGAGGGCGCGGTGCTGCCGCTGCGGGTCGGCGGCAAGATCGCGCCGCTTTCGGGCATGCCGGTCGATGCGGTCTGGACCGTGGTGGCGCTGCGCCGTGACATGGTGGTGCAGGGGCTGGTCGGAACGCCCGCCAGGCTCGGCGACTGCGCGCTGATACGGACGGGCGGCGTCGAGGTGGTGCTGAGTTCCATCCGGTGTCAGGCGTTCGGTCCGGATCTGTTCACCGAACTGGGCTGCGATCCTGCGGCGCGCCGGATCGTGGTCGTCAAATCGTCGCAGCATTTCCGCGACGCATACGCGCCCATCGCCCGCGAGATCATCGACGTCGATGCGCCCGGCGTGCTGGCGCGCGACATCACCACGCTGCCGTTCAGGAAGATCGTCCGGCCGAAATGGCCGTTCGACCGGTAG
- a CDS encoding YeiH family protein, giving the protein MDRPVISPELSLGAACTATPGRFRPARLLPGTLLSVTIGSAALSFSAAEQHVYGTGYAEPLIVAILAGALIASVRPPSDRYAAGIDFSAKYLLELAIVLLGCSFTATALMAIRPALLAGIVAIVILSILLGFGMARLLGLPPRLAILIACGNAICGNSAIMSVAPVVGARGAEISAAVAFTAVFGIATVMGLPLLGAALHLAPIDFGILAGLTVYAVPQVLAAAAPMGQIAVQSGTLVKLVRVLMLGPVCLILSLAMMALNRRERPVRWRHSDVAGLVPWFILGFLAMLGVRSCGLVPLFLLRPIGDASTMLAAASMAALGLRTDLRAVTGAGGRTIVAVCLSFLLLCALALALIHILPASV; this is encoded by the coding sequence ATGGATCGACCTGTTATTTCGCCTGAACTTTCGCTGGGCGCAGCCTGCACCGCAACGCCCGGCCGGTTCCGCCCCGCCCGCCTGCTGCCCGGAACCCTGCTGTCGGTCACCATCGGCAGCGCCGCCCTGTCCTTCTCCGCAGCGGAACAGCATGTGTATGGAACGGGTTATGCCGAACCCCTGATTGTCGCCATATTGGCCGGCGCCCTCATCGCAAGCGTCCGCCCCCCGTCCGACCGATATGCCGCCGGGATAGATTTCAGCGCGAAATATCTGCTGGAACTGGCCATCGTCCTGCTCGGCTGTTCCTTTACCGCGACGGCGCTGATGGCGATCCGGCCCGCCCTGCTCGCGGGCATCGTCGCCATCGTCATCCTGTCGATCCTGCTGGGCTTCGGCATGGCGCGGCTGCTGGGATTGCCGCCCCGGCTGGCGATCCTGATCGCCTGCGGCAACGCGATCTGCGGCAATTCCGCGATCATGTCGGTCGCCCCGGTCGTCGGGGCGCGCGGAGCCGAAATCAGCGCGGCGGTCGCCTTCACGGCGGTGTTCGGCATCGCGACCGTCATGGGCCTGCCCCTGCTGGGCGCAGCCTTGCATCTGGCTCCCATCGACTTCGGCATCCTTGCGGGCCTCACCGTCTATGCCGTGCCGCAGGTGCTGGCGGCGGCCGCGCCCATGGGGCAGATCGCGGTTCAGAGCGGCACGCTGGTGAAGCTGGTGCGCGTCCTGATGCTGGGTCCGGTCTGTCTGATCCTGTCCCTCGCCATGATGGCCCTGAACCGGAGGGAGCGGCCGGTCCGCTGGCGGCACAGCGATGTCGCGGGCCTCGTGCCATGGTTCATTCTGGGCTTCCTCGCCATGCTGGGCGTCCGCTCCTGCGGTCTCGTCCCGCTGTTCCTTCTGCGCCCCATCGGCGATGCCTCGACCATGCTGGCGGCGGCTTCGATGGCGGCGCTCGGCCTCAGGACCGACCTGCGCGCCGTCACCGGCGCAGGCGGCCGCACCATCGTCGCGGTCTGCCTGTCCTTTCTCCTGCTCTGCGCGCTCGCTCTGGCGTTAATCCATATCCTGCCGGCGTCGGTGTGA
- a CDS encoding LysR family transcriptional regulator, which yields MTLEQLRLFVEVAEREHVTAAARALNLTQSAVSNAIAALETRHGVQLFDRVGRGIVVNETGRQFLIEARQVLARAGQAEAALNDLAGLRRGTLTLFASQTVAGYWLPRRMVAFREAYPGIDLHLRIGNSEQAERAIIEGVAELGFIEGEIDEPRLHQSVVDEDRMVVLVPPDHPWNRDTPLSAAELPTQPWVLREKGSGTRSSLEAAMTAQGVDPALLKPAMTLPSNECVLGAAEAGAGATALSESVARAALATGTLVTAPIVLPSRRFHMLRHRERPGSRASRAFADLVRAGGDGPAS from the coding sequence ATGACGCTCGAACAACTCCGGCTTTTCGTGGAGGTCGCCGAACGCGAGCATGTGACGGCGGCGGCGCGTGCACTGAACCTGACGCAGTCGGCGGTCAGCAACGCCATTGCCGCGCTGGAGACGCGGCACGGGGTGCAACTGTTCGACCGGGTCGGGCGCGGGATCGTCGTCAACGAGACCGGCCGCCAATTCCTGATCGAAGCCCGTCAGGTGCTCGCCCGCGCCGGGCAGGCGGAAGCGGCGCTCAACGATCTGGCCGGGCTGCGGCGCGGCACGCTGACGCTCTTTGCCAGCCAGACGGTCGCGGGATATTGGCTGCCCCGCCGCATGGTGGCGTTCCGGGAGGCCTATCCCGGCATCGACCTGCATCTGCGGATCGGCAACAGCGAGCAGGCGGAGCGCGCGATCATCGAGGGCGTCGCTGAACTCGGCTTCATCGAAGGCGAAATCGACGAGCCGCGCCTGCACCAGTCGGTCGTGGACGAAGACCGGATGGTGGTGCTGGTGCCGCCCGATCACCCGTGGAACCGCGATACGCCGCTCAGCGCGGCGGAACTGCCGACGCAGCCATGGGTGCTGCGCGAGAAGGGGTCGGGGACGCGATCGAGTCTGGAGGCGGCGATGACGGCGCAGGGGGTCGATCCCGCCCTGCTGAAACCGGCGATGACCCTGCCGTCCAACGAATGCGTGCTGGGCGCGGCCGAAGCGGGGGCGGGGGCGACCGCCCTGTCGGAGAGCGTCGCGCGCGCCGCGCTGGCGACCGGCACGCTGGTCACTGCGCCGATCGTGCTGCCGAGCCGCCGCTTTCACATGCTGCGCCACAGGGAAAGGCCGGGAAGCCGCGCGAGCCGGGCGTTCGCCGACCTCGTCAGGGCAGGGGGCGACGGACCCGCGTCGTGA
- a CDS encoding helix-turn-helix transcriptional regulator translates to MNAQSGLDPSAIGGVPSGATALASFASAGVLSPTGRGRGLRQAVSVRQGLTVASADVTFEQETDLRIECPGAFLRFHFRLEGDSVVSGERGETSQVSAGTILVVAHPVDSYKRETVGIDTTERSVTLICSKDYATELLGPTDGMPPFVGEYLRNEISGLSLLSRPMPPKVQPIVEDILKPKLPGRLGDMMVEAKALELLCYTVHRLLHVSDAGPTVRERDRKRVRDLCAILDRDPSASLSIEMLCRELAWNDTQMTECFKAVTGTTISNYRLQVRMRHARRQLEETDSSITQIAYEAGYEYPGNFTTAFRRTFGIPPRALRS, encoded by the coding sequence GTGAACGCTCAATCCGGCCTCGATCCGTCCGCCATCGGCGGCGTTCCATCCGGAGCGACGGCGCTGGCCAGTTTCGCGTCGGCGGGCGTCCTCTCTCCCACGGGCCGGGGCCGCGGTCTGCGGCAGGCCGTGTCCGTGCGGCAGGGTCTGACCGTGGCCAGCGCCGATGTCACGTTCGAACAGGAAACCGACCTCCGGATCGAATGCCCCGGCGCATTCCTCCGCTTCCACTTCCGTCTGGAAGGCGACAGCGTCGTATCCGGGGAGCGCGGCGAAACATCGCAGGTCAGCGCCGGGACGATCCTCGTCGTCGCCCACCCTGTCGACAGCTACAAGCGCGAAACGGTCGGCATCGACACCACCGAACGCTCGGTCACGCTGATCTGCAGCAAGGATTACGCCACCGAACTGCTCGGGCCGACCGATGGCATGCCGCCGTTCGTGGGCGAATATCTGCGCAACGAAATATCCGGCCTGTCCCTTCTTTCGCGCCCCATGCCGCCCAAGGTGCAGCCGATCGTCGAGGATATTCTCAAGCCCAAACTGCCGGGCAGGCTCGGCGACATGATGGTGGAGGCCAAGGCGCTGGAACTCCTCTGCTATACCGTCCACCGCCTCCTCCACGTCTCCGATGCCGGTCCGACGGTCCGCGAGCGCGACCGCAAGCGCGTCAGGGATCTGTGCGCCATTCTCGACCGCGATCCTTCCGCCTCGCTTTCCATCGAGATGCTCTGCCGCGAACTGGCGTGGAACGACACGCAGATGACCGAATGTTTCAAGGCCGTCACCGGAACGACCATCTCCAACTACCGGCTTCAGGTGCGGATGCGCCATGCCCGCAGGCAACTGGAGGAAACCGACTCCTCGATCACGCAGATCGCCTATGAGGCAGGCTATGAATATCCCGGCAATTTCACCACTGCATTCCGGCGCACCTTCGGCATTCCGCCGCGGGCCTTGCGGTCATAG